The genomic DNA GGTATATGCAGAAAGAGGCCCTTTGAAGACACCTAACGGGTTCATGATGAGGAAATACAGAGACAGGAAGGCCAGGGATTCCCAAAAACTGATACACAGGCACCTTGATTATGTgcctctatatatatatatgcccaTATGCTATGTATATATAGACACACAACATTTCAAATGCTTATATGGGATTGAAAGCACTAATCTGAGTGCTTACTCAAGTCAAATGATGTGCACACATGGAACGTTATAATTTGTCAGTCTTTACCTAAGAAAAGTGCTTTCTTCGCCTCCATATGTTCCCACAACAAGTAGGTCCAGCCTGGTGTCCACTACTGATGAATGCGTTCATCAACTTAAGGCAGGTTAGGTGGTAGCAATGTGGCAGACTTGAGAATCCTCCTGGGTTTGTCCGTTCTTTTCTGCCCCGTTGTCAGTTCTCCCGTCTTAAAAGGGTTTGACCCACTCTGTGTTGGGAGGGCTCTTGGGGCTGCTGCAGTTTCCCATTAAAGACGAGGAGTTGGACGCGGCCGAGTGTCCTTCCCAGAACATGGCGTCACTGGGCTTGGGGGGGCTGGGGAAGGAGTGCGAGCTGTCGTCCAGGGAGGCTTGGTTCAGCGGGGGTGGGGGGAGCACGACGGAGCCGCCGTCGCTCCGGAGCAGAGTCTGACCGGAGCAGCTCTGAGAGGGCCAGGGTCCGTCGTACCAGCAGTCCTCCCTCAGGCCGTCCGGCAAAAGCACCCCCGGCGGGCCGCTGACGGGGGGGATGGGGCGGCCGGCGCTGGAGGGGAGCGCAGGGGCATTCGGGGGCTGCGGCGCCGGgaggttgttgtttttctccacgTCATCCAAACACTGGACGGGAACAGTTGAGGCTGCATACAGAGAGGgggaaaataagacaaaaaaaaaattaatgcaaaatttaaaaaagaagtgaaaagcAACATTAATTTGGTTTGATCTGAGCATGCTGCATTTTAACATTGTACTTAAATTAATTCAGGTTTACATAGAAAGAAACCtgcacaaacaaagaaaaagtatcttaaatcacacacactcacacacacacacatatttctTGTATGATTTAATCATATTGGCTGAGTATTAGAGTCTCAGCTCCCACTATTTTCCCTCCATGCATCCATTCCTCCCTGCTGTTTCTCTCAAAAGACGGTCTCATGAGTCTAGCATTTGAATAAAAGTGATTCCAAAGAAGCAACATTTGAATACAGATGCATAGAGATACTGAATAAATGCAgagcacccccccccaccctccTCCAACCCAGCCTCACTCATCCCCTTCCCTCTCACCGCCCCTGTTTCCCTTATTTCACTACATCTGAATCACCGAACCACAGTATTACCCTGTTATTCAGTGGAATAAATAGGccaagatttattttcttgtcataTTATTTCCATCCAATTTTCACCTCGCTGCCTCCTCCTCCGACACTCCACGATAAAGGTAATAGCAGCCGGGGTGTGGGGGGGGCGACAAAGGAAGGACAAACCATTTCATCATGTCCTTTGTCAAAGTGTTTGGGTGGCAGAAATATCCACAGTTACTCAAACTTCAACAAGGAGCAACAAGAGCGGATCTTCAGCGCCAGTCATTTGGTACAAAAAGCAGACCTGGAAAGTTGaaaagatgacttttttttaagttgccgTGTCAAGACATAAACTTAAGAGTTTCCTCGAATTTGATGgctattagctgaaaaaaaagtaatcaacaGGTTGGtggaatataataaaaaaaaagtatacattttttaacattaagacGGTTATTTGCTGAGGTCTTCCTTAAAAAAGTCCACCTTAAAACTTATGGAGTATAAATAATTCTGAAGAGGagaatttgaatttattattataatattaatttgttttgttatatGATTGGTTTTAAATCAGACGAAATATTAAATCAACAGGATTTATTTAAGGAATTATTTTTCATACCcttaattgattaaataaagtGGAAgccaattattaaaaaaatccccaaatattTCCCAGGTTATGAAATTATAATTACCAGTTGTTTTTAGAGCCTGAACAGCAATTTCAAGACTGCACTCCATCTTCATGGTAGCCTGTATGaacatatacatatttattataGTCGGTGAGAAACTCCCAGCTCTGCAGGCTGCTGCCAGAGGCGAATGAGGACAGAGATCACACTGAAACAAAcgttaggttaaaaaaaacatacactgACAGATACAGACCTGAGCGGACAGAGTTTTTGCGGAGCTGCTGCCTCACCTTGTCTTGCCTCGTTGATCAGAGGCTTCAGCTTCCTTATGAGGCCCGTTTGACGCCTCAGCTCTGATTGCAGATGGGTGACTTCGCTGCACAAATCCTTGTACGTCTGCTGCATGCTCTTCTCCTTACTGAAAAACAGAAGAcatcacattaaaaatataaatacaaatattttttccccctgaaaaaatacacttttcagAAAGCGACTTTTCCTTAAAGCCATTTTTGCTTCCACTGTGTGGAAAACTCCAGATTAACCCACTATTAAAGTGCAAAATTAGTGGAAGAAATTACACTTGTGGGCTAATCTATGCATTgtaaattctgtttaaaaagtaCCAGAAGTAGCTGAAGAGCACATCGATTTAATTTAAAGCAAGGCAGGAATTACACACAATAgctaaaatttctttaaaaatgtccaatttacACAAACTATGCTTAAAGTTATTATGGTATATTTTTCAGTTCTTAACTTTTAAGGTCAACTTTAATTTTACTCAACATTGCTACCAGGATGTCTGTATGGCATGGACCATAACCCCCTCTAGTGGCCAAAAGGAGCCAGTGCAACCAACAGTGACTGGACAAAAGAATGAGCATTCAGAGAAAAGAAATCCTTGGGATTTAACATCtacaattttattaaagaaatgcCATTGTTTAGTAATAgtggatgttttcttttttctgttgacaaatattttttaacagccTTTAAACACAACAATGACTAAAATCTGTTTATGAACACAAAAGCTTAATGTTTGACCAGAACAACAACATGCCAGAGCTTCTGTTCTACTTCCTCTGTCAACTGAGAATGATCAACAACTCTCTTACAGTGATATGTTCACAGTTCACCATCATTCTACCTGCACACCAACCAGCATGCACAGGAGAGGATTAGCTCCTTCAGAATAGATTGACTTCAACTGAAAATGGTACCTGAAAGATTCTAAAATCATCCTTTTAGTATGatattttgcaactttttttccgACAGAAAATGCataaccaaaaaacaaatattaaaagaagaaaaaggactGAGTAagttggagtttttatttatatttataatcaGTAAAACCTAAAAGTTTATAATGCAGCTTGCCTGTACATTCTGTTCTCCCTCAAACCTCTTTCAGCTTGACTTATAACACATTAATTAAAGGATAGAAGGACtaaattatgtatttaaattagggctgtcaaattattgagattaataaattacagacattttagtgtgttatttttttttacaaatcgtGTTAATCTTATTTTGGCTTTGGATGGTTTATTCTATGTTAtgcacacctggaggagcattttatGCCGAtcataccatggtcatttaagaaaaatatgaatattaaatgCATGATTAGAACTTCAGTCTTGttatatttaaatagttttttatgagttttttattttttatttttacgaaAGCGGTGCATCGCGTTATCATGGTAACggctcagaaaagtgttcctactgttttttgatgtggtaAATTAGAGCACTCCTGGCTtgatgctttttgtttgttttctgttcaagattgaaaaaaaaataaactcttggtggtgtcaaagtaaaggttggaagtcgTTTATAATAAAGccaactttttagtttttcatttgatcttttactgcaccaTAATGTCACAAACGTATACAaattacctcaaaatgaggcttttaacCGGGTAAAAATCATTGcgattaaaatcgattaattagattaattagtTACAGGTCATGATTAAATAATCACACAAAAATGAATTGCATGACAGTGCTAATTTAAatatacagtgttccctcatttatcacGATGGTTACGCTTCATAAATAACCTGGAGAGGTGAAATCTGTGAAGTTAAGTAGGATGTTTTTAGGCAGTAAAactcctcacacacacacattatatgctttatcagacatttttacacttttcctttttgtttaaactctcaaagttcaaagctttatagaaaaataagtcctgTGTTATAGAATGGAAACAAAGGttgaagatttatttatgtCAAGTAGGAGATCCGCTTGGATCTGTAAAGGAGGCGAGGCATGGGAGGAAACTGATTGACAAGCTGTCCAGCCAATAAGGACGCAGAACTGCGTTTACAAAAAATCAGCGAGGCGGCGACAGAACATTGTGCACTAATCATAACAAGGAGTAATCTTTCTATCAAGTTATTGTGACACAAACAAagttattggtttattttagggccttaaataaatgtgattgtAGCTCCAGTTTTCCTAAAATATGCCTAATCATATCCatgaacagaaaactgaaacatttttaacttacaTAACAGGAggataaatgttttcttctgtcaatcagtttttcctttttttaaatgacagtcTGTTTTGatataacacaaaaaaggaCATGTTGCTCCGTTTGTCTTAAATCTGTTGAGACTGTAGGACTGTAATTAAGTAAACATGGGACATAAATACCTTGCATTAAACTTAGCATCACTTGTCTGTTCCAAGTCTGGTCCATTCATGCCGTGGGTTTCCTCCTGCAAGAGAAGATGGAATTGGTGCAAAAAAATTTAGGACTGTGAAAGTTGAAAGTTggtctaaaatatatatatatatatatatatattacgttctgtgattgagattttattgcataaaagaaataatatggCCTTTACTTGAGGTTTTTGGACAAAAGAGATCTTGAGGTGCACCCTCtatgggaggggggggggggcagagcaAAACGGAGACGTCTGCTATTAGAAACCCAACCACAAGGTAATAAACTATTATTCTATTTTGGGATGGGACCTACATTAATTTCCCACAATAACAAGCATtggtgttgtctaaaaattcCGGAAACTCTGCAGTTCTCAGTGAAAGTCCCGCCTCCTCGACGTTGCAGAAGGCGAGCAGGTCAGAGTGAACAGACACGCCCCCTCCTGTGTAGATTCCAATAGAGCCGACCTGAACCTGATCctgctggatcaaacttctccccccaaaaactgttttattatttttcaaaaacacaataaagaaaacatatgaaaaaaaagaattccaggaaaaatgtcaaacagacagcagtgagaaattcttatttttggggCTTCCTGGTGtaactttagcctggatttttttgtattttcattcaaaaacatgttgattagtttgttaaCAAATtgtattcttgttgtttttataaaatttcaCCTACAACTTTTATTCTATgtagtaaaaacagtttgttaaacatttttggagtttccacaaccaaatgaatcccatttttccagacggaattttctgtttttgcataattttatgtatAGTGTGCGAATAACAcatgaaaaaattacaaaataaaggtggtgtcacataggagaggttgttctgattaaaattataccaaataagcaagtgtgtagtcttttaaattgaaaatacagaaaattcaaaagtagacaaaagctgagttttagaccctaagttccaaatggttaaaaataaatgttctaaatgtacaattttgcatgtGACTTCATACAATaattatttgcagaaaataaaagactggaaaaCAATGGTGATTAATCGAGATGagttttttccagatttgtgattcatttttttttaaatcgattcccagacttacaaaaaaaatagatttttgtaaTATAAATTCTCACACTTTAGTCAGCTGCCAGTGCaaactttcactttttcttttcattcaccGATTATGATTTGTTGCATTATTTCCTCCCTTAAAAATCCTACCACATCTCTCTTCTTGCATTCCTAAAATAGTATTTCtgcaaaatgtttgtctttgtatTTTGCCCGTGNNNNNNNNNNNNNNNNNNNNNNNNNTTACTGTGCTTTTCTCCAGCAGCCGGCTGTTCTCCAGAGTCACTCTCTCCAGCTCTTCTTGAAGCTTGTGGATCTGCATCTCTGTGTTTACCATCTCCACCTGCCAGAAGTCCTGAGGGCTGTTCAGGCTCTTCATCACTtcaaccacaaacacacacaaaaaaaaatccaataaaaatattttcagatttttttatgtagaaaaagGCACAATATAACAATTACTGATATTTCGAAAGAGGCTTTTTagctggtaaataaaaaaacaaaagtgaatatTAACCGAGACGAGCGGCCAAACAGCTTCAAGTACTGAAAAGCTTCTCATGTGACCGCAGCTTTGGACTGTTATCCCCACTGAGGCTGCTTGCTGGCATTGGAGAATCATTTGAGCAACCGAAATTCAGATCATCTgatgaaattttagcctgaatATCCAGAGACAACATGATTGTGTTCACGTCACAACATTGTGATGGAGTCATGAACTGAGCTGGATTAGCTCTCTAATCTCCATTTCAGTGCCCAAATCTAAAGCTAAAACTGTTTCTTGTGTTCTTGTGAAATGATAAcaagttttcaaacattttcctaaTTTGTAACTTGTTTGAAAGTATAAAGGTGAGCATAAAGGCCCTTTTCATGGCTGTTGTGAGGCTTTTGTACATTTAATCCAGAGCTTCACTTCCTGCTCAAACAAGagtgtcttcttcttctactgtttacgAGCACATTTCCACCACCTATAGGTTTAGTGTGAAATAGTGCGcaattcttcctttcttttcttcagaCCAAACATCTTTCTTGAATCCTCAGAATAAAAAGGTCTGTGTGCTCTACCTGTACCTTGGCTGGTCTCCATCTCGGTCCTCAGCTGAAGCAGCTCCAACTCTTTGGCTTGCAGCTGTTCTGTCAAAAACCTCTCACTGTCactcttctcttttttctgagaagcataaaaaaaggaaaagtgaacATGGAGCGGgagtaagaagaagaagaaaaaaaagccaatgttaactttctgttctagatttctttaaagacccactagtTTCTTGAGCTCCATCTGAAGGTCCTCCTTCTCGATGTAAATTCCTCTGTATGCGCTGAAGGCCTTGTTCACATAATGGGGACCCTCCGATGGAGTCTCAGGCCTGAAAAGCTACAGTCAAGAAAGggaaaaggagagaaaatgagacttattttaatgtgtttggtATAAgactatattattattataatatattattttttttaccttttatagctaaaaatatatctgaaaGTCAGACTTTTTCAGTACAACTGTGTATTTCTACCCCTAAATAGATAATGAATGAACGCAAAGTTTTGCAGGAGCATTTTGTGTTACTAAAATGTCTTTCCATCTACTTTAATACCTTAATTTCCACATCTTTCTGTTCTACATTCTCCTGTCACGTTGGCATTTATACCTTGTCTTCCAGCTGTTTAACTCTCTTTCTCAGCAAGGCGTTCTCCCGCTCCGTATCTCGGAGCCTCTTCTTAATGTCTTCATACGCCGTGACCAAGGCAAAGTGGGAAGCCACCGATTCGTCCCCCGCGCAGACCGATACCGGACTCTCCGCGGCAGCTGTGTAAGCCGTCTCGTGTTTGAGGATGCAGATGTCGTCATCCACTGCCAGAGGCTCCATGTTTGCACAAAACTTAACCTGTAGCAAAGAAATCAAAGGATTACGATAAGATACTTATgcatttttcaagtttcaaacaaaaaattacattcttttatatataaaaaataataatcacaaTTTCCCCGCTTTAGTAGATCAAGTTTGATTGAAATCCTACACTACCTCAGCAGTTTTACAGTATTCCAAACTGTTTAATGAATAGAAATAGTTCCGagacaacaaatattttttctgaatataatCATTTATGCAAATCTAATAAAGAAACAAGCAGCATAATTCTAAAACAAATTCCTATaaccactctgatcatcttttggtctattgtaagtgttcccagtagttttttcaattatgattttgacgtttttagaaaaatttttaaaacttttttgtggtattctaggtcatagtttctgcagagcgatgcaagttcattagaaattcaccttggtgtggagtaagcctttCCTcaattcccatcatccctttgtttacattgtcTCCCATGAACCtaaagcccctcacaactccaagtgAATAataatggtgcaacaaaaagggcaaaacaatattggagcaatccagtcATATGGTTTTCAGCCAGATgccagacaaagaaaacaaagacgtaaatggatctagtcatctgcTAGTGGATTCATCGGAATAGAACAGAAAGTGGAGCTTGAGGCCTGCAGATAGTAGCACATATGTCAAAGATACAAgctttgtctgctcctgattcacaatgatttgattacagaaatactcaaaaaggcAAATGTATAACCTAATTTTTTCCTCGTatagtatgtaaaaaaaaacacatttatcattGGAGTGAATCTTTAAAAGCAATGTCTAAGTTTGTtcagtttctgtaaaaaaaatcattaacaaAGAAATCAGTTTTGGCATGTACAAATTATAAAAATTCATATACAttgacttgtttaaaaaaaaaaagttagtttccTATTGTAATTCTATCGTGCCTTCAAACCGAGCTACAAACCGTTCAGATCAATCCAGTTTACAGCGCAGCTAAGAGAAACTGGAAATGTTAGCATACAGTGatgcagcaaatgcaaagtCAACACGCGTAGATCGTCAATAAAAGGCTTTTTCAGCCCTTTTGGGTGAACAGCACGCTAACCCACATGCTGCAGACTCATCGTGCCAAGACAGGAACTCAAGGTGAGGTCGCTCACTTTTCTACAAGACTTCATAGGAGAAAACGAAAGTGACCCTAGCAGTAACTACTGAAAACGAAAGTTATTTGATAAGATGATAAGAAATCTGTCTTGtagaaaaatatttcctcaTTTGAAAGCTAGCTACCAAAGCATTAAGACGACGGAAGCTGCAAACAAAAAGCTGCAACGAAAAGCATCCAAAATAACgatgtaaacaaagggaaatGTGGTCTTAAACGAAGCTAACGCTAccagctttaaaatgttcactaGCGACTTTCAACACCGATGGACCGCTCGACGAACACGATATtctataaaacacacacaaaataaacacaaataatatctcataaatatattttaaccatTAAGGTTATTGCTATCAGCGACCTGTGAAGATGACAACAGCTAGCTAATCTTAGCTAACGTCTTCTGGCTAGGtgaagaaatatttaatttatggcTTTAGAGATTTTACATCGACTTGCCGTGTTAGACGCTTTCCTCAATTTGTCATCAAGAATCCGCATATATTTTCCATAtgtgtttggttaaaaaaagaccCGTTGTCTGGTAGAAACGCGGCGAGGATGGACACTTCCACAGTGTCTGGTCCGAACTGACaggtgagaaaacaaaaacttccgGGAGACGCTTCACTTCTGaacttccttcaaaataaaagtaccacGCTGCGGAAAGAAGGTAGATCAGTCAGAGAACATGGCAAAATGGGTGACAGAATCTAACTAAACATATTTGTGTTTAAGTTACTGTTAAATACAGAATGTAATCAAAGTATGACAATTCAAGTCTTTTGTAGACATTTGTCCTTCACAGATTTCTAAAGTAGACTgcttttgttcttcttcttcttttttttttacagtttccagCTAAATAGATCTGGATTTAACAATGAAATTCCCCAAACTTTCTATCTTATAACTAATAAAATCAGCTTCACAAACAATTATGGGATATTATAATTTTTGAATAGACTATCTGTCTATAGAGCCATAACTCTGGTGAACATTTCAGATAATTCCCTTTGAAGGAGAGGGAATCTGGAGATGCcaatgttttgaaataaataaataataataataataataataaaactaatgTATTTAGTATGAGGTGTGACACATTTATCTCTGACTGGGATATGCTCTAATAAAATATGATACAGTTGTATCATACAACCATGCTTGggaagattttttattttttaaactgggTCTACTAAAACATAAGTGGATAGGGAAATGTAGCCCACCTGTCGaattaagatgaaaacaaacattgctgtcaaacaataagaaaattagcatcacatttcataaataaatataaataaatagctaTCCCAACACATCaaaacacatgcaaaaaaaattaaaaggtgaAATTATCAAAACTTCTTCTTTTaagctttagtttgaaaagTTCGGTGTCCATTACATACCATTTCAGGAATAAATTAGTGGTACCAGGGGCACAAATAGGCTTTCAAacccttgttttattttatttatacatatatttttaatgtgaagcaatACATCTGGATCAGATATGATTAGTTAATCAAAATCTTGAAGTCACTTTGCACGAATTACCTGATTGTTCTATTAGCAGTGAGAAAAACGTAAAACAAGACAAcaaatgtcaagaaaaaaaatataattttagtgGAACATTATTGATAACTCAGGAATCAAAACCACACTTaaacaataagataaaacatatatatatatatatatatatatatatatatatatatatatatatatatatatatataatttaacgTTTCAAAAAGCATGTAAGCAAAGAAATATCTTACTATTACAGTACTAGACACGTTTATACAAATATCAAGAGCATGGAAGCTTTTTGCATTTCAatttgcatgatgaatttgcaaattgaattgtcaaatGAATAATGCATAATACATTGAACTATGAGCTAAACAAACAACTTCCATACAAGAGGCCCAATCcaggaaaaaatgattttcatttaactttttcaGACTTGTAAGTGTTGTAAAACTTCCGACACCCTACAGTAGGTGGCGGTATTGCACTTGATTACGGTAGTCCCAAGTGGCGCGCCGATataaaaaccacagaagaagtcAACAGCAGCGACACCGCCAAAAAcggtaaaaaaaagataacaagGATtcacgaaataaaaaaaaatatgcatcactttactgtttttgtaattataattttataattatttattgattCAATGTTATGTTTTT from Oryzias melastigma strain HK-1 linkage group LG16, ASM292280v2, whole genome shotgun sequence includes the following:
- the azi2 gene encoding 5-azacytidine-induced protein 2 isoform X1, translating into MRILDDKLRKASNTVKFCANMEPLAVDDDICILKHETAYTAAAESPVSVCAGDESVASHFALVTAYEDIKKRLRDTERENALLRKRVKQLEDKLFRPETPSEGPHYVNKAFSAYRGIYIEKEDLQMELKKLKKEKSDSERFLTEQLQAKELELLQLRTEMETSQGTVMKSLNSPQDFWQVEMVNTEMQIHKLQEELERVTLENSRLLEKSTEETHGMNGPDLEQTSDAKFNASKEKSMQQTYKDLCSEVTHLQSELRRQTGLIRKLKPLINEARQASTVPVQCLDDVEKNNNLPAPQPPNAPALPSSAGRPIPPVSGPPGVLLPDGLREDCWYDGPWPSQSCSGQTLLRSDGGSVVLPPPPLNQASLDDSSHSFPSPPKPSDAMFWEGHSAASNSSSLMGNCSSPKSPPNTEWVKPF
- the azi2 gene encoding 5-azacytidine-induced protein 2 isoform X3, translating into MEPLAVDDDICILKHETAYTAAAESPVSVCAGDESVASHFALVTAYEDIKKRLRDTERENALLRKRVKQLEDKLFRPETPSEGPHYVNKAFSAYRGIYIEKEDLQMELKKLKKEKSDSERFLTEQLQAKELELLQLRTEMETSQGTVMKSLNSPQDFWQVEMVNTEMQIHKLQEELERVTLENSRLLEKSTEETHGMNGPDLEQTSDAKFNASKEKSMQQTYKDLCSEVTHLQSELRRQTGLIRKLKPLINEARQASTVPVQCLDDVEKNNNLPAPQPPNAPALPSSAGRPIPPVSGPPGVLLPDGLREDCWYDGPWPSQSCSGQTLLRSDGGSVVLPPPPLNQASLDDSSHSFPSPPKPSDAMFWEGHSAASNSSSLMGNCSSPKSPPNTEWVKPF
- the azi2 gene encoding 5-azacytidine-induced protein 2 isoform X2, with protein sequence MRILDDKLRKASNTVKFCANMEPLAVDDDICILKHETAYTAAAESPVSVCAGDESVASHFALVTAYEDIKKRLRDTERENALLRKRVKQLEDKLFRPETPSEGPHYVNKAFSAYRGIYIEKEDLQMELKKLKKEKSDSERFLTEQLQAKELELLQLRTEMETSQVMKSLNSPQDFWQVEMVNTEMQIHKLQEELERVTLENSRLLEKSTEETHGMNGPDLEQTSDAKFNASKEKSMQQTYKDLCSEVTHLQSELRRQTGLIRKLKPLINEARQASTVPVQCLDDVEKNNNLPAPQPPNAPALPSSAGRPIPPVSGPPGVLLPDGLREDCWYDGPWPSQSCSGQTLLRSDGGSVVLPPPPLNQASLDDSSHSFPSPPKPSDAMFWEGHSAASNSSSLMGNCSSPKSPPNTEWVKPF